TTCACCCGGCCCCGGCGCCAGGCCCAGATCATCGGCGACACGTAGTAGGCCACCGGGATGCCCAGCTTCTTGAGCCGCGCGGCGAGCCGGAGGTTGAAGTCGGGGATGTCCACGAGGATGGCGCAGGCGGGGCGGCGCTCGGCGGCGGCCCGCGCCAGGCCCCTCATCACCTGGAGGATGCGCGGAATCTTGGGCAGCACCTCGGTGATGCCCATGACGTTGACTTCATGGGCGCCGTAGAGCAGCTCCACGCCCTGGGCGGCGAGGCGCGAGCCTCCCATGCCGAAGAAGGACAGGTCCGGGCGGCGCGCGCGCAGGGCGGCGACGAGTTCGGAGGCGTGGGCGTCACCGGACGCCTCGCCGGCCACGACGAGAATCTGGGGGGCGGAGGACAAGGGGCGCGCATCCTACCCGATGCGCCAGACCCGGCCAGGGTGTGCTTGCTTCCGTGGGGGGCGGCCGAGCAGTCCGTTGGCGGTGGAACGGGTGGACGGCGGGGGCGAGAGCAGCCTGCTGCGGCGCGGGCCGAGTGTGTACACTGGCGGGCCCGTGAAGAAGCTTCTGCTGGTCGAGAACCATCCCCCCACCCGTGAGCATCTCACCGGGGTCCTGTCTCAAGCCGGCTATTCCGTGAGGGCCGTGGGCGAGCCCGGCTCGGCGATGGAGCATTTCGTCGCCGACAATCCCTCACTGGTGGTGATGTCCGTGGACGTGCCGCGACTGGATGGCGCGCACGTGGGCCACCTCATCCGCAGCTACAGCCTGGGGGCGCGCGTGCCCATCGTGGCCATCGACAAGGGCCATCTGGGCCGGGCCCGCGGCGTGGCCTCCCTGGTGGACCTGAAGGTGAACGCCTACGTGGCCGACCCGCTCAAGCCTGGTGAGCTGGTGGGCAAGCTCCAGGCGCTGGCGACCGCCATGGAGCAGAACGCCACCCCGCTCAAGGGCGTGCTGGGGATGCTGGTGCGCCCGGCGGTGCTCAGTGGGGATCTCAAGGGGTTTCCCCTGCCGGCGATGCTGGTGTCGCTCTACCGCCTGCGCCGCGATGGCGTGCTGGTGGTGGCGCACCGGGATCTGACGCGGCGGGTCTTCTTCGCCCAGGGCAGCGCGGTGAACTACGACTCCAGCGCGCGGCAGGACGCGCTGCCCAGCTACCTGCTGCAGCGCCAGGTGCTGACCGAGGCGCAGGCGGAGCGGGTGGTGCAGGCGCTGGGCTCGGGCCTGCGCATTGGCGCGGCGCTCAACGAGGCCGGGGTGGAGGCCGCGGGCGAGGAGCTGTTGCAGCTCTTGCGCGAGTACACGATGGACCGGGTCGCCCAGGTCATCGGCATGCGCGAGGGGCGCTACGCCTTCTATCCCGGCGATGACTTCCAGAGCGAGGTGGCCACGGTGGAGACGCCCGCGCTGGCGCCCATCCTGGACGGAGCGCGCCGGGCCATGCCGCTCAAGACGCTGGCCGCGCCCCTGCGCGCGCACCAGTCGGAGTTTCCCGTGCGCACGCCCGACTTCGGCAGGGATCTGGGCGCGCTGGGGCTGAACACGGAGGACCTGAAGATCGCCATGCAGATGAACGGGCGCATCCCGCTGAGGGATCTGCTCGCGCATGGGCGGGGCGACTTGCGGCGGGGCTACTCGCTGTTGTGGTTCCTGCGGCTGGTGGGCGGGGTGGACTTCTCGCCCACGCCCGTGGCCCAGGGGCCCGGCGAGGTGATGGTGGTGCCGGACGTCATCGCCCCACGCAAGCGCAAGCCGCTGCCGGCGGACGTGGCGGCCAACCTGCGCGAGGGCGCGGTGCGCATCATCACCGGCAGCTACTTCCGCTGTCTGGGGCTGGAGATCGCCGCGGACAGCGAGGCGGTGGAGCGCTCCTATCACGAGCTCGCCATGCGCTTTCACCCGGACAGCTACGCCGAGTACGACACCTCGGAGATGAAGGACCTGCTGGACTCGGTGCAGGAGAAGCTGTCGGCGGCGTACCGGGTGCTGTCGGTGCCGGACAAGCGCAAGGCGTACCTGCAGTACCTCGTGTCCCGCATGGACGTGGGCCGCTCCACCACGGTGAACGTGGACGCCGAGCTGATGCTGCGGCGGGGAGAAGCGGCGCTCAAGCGCAAGCAGTACCGCTCGGCGCTCATCCAGTTCGAGGAGGCGGTGGGGCTCAACCCCCAGGAGCCCGAGTACTACTCGTACCTGGCGTGGGCCACCTTCCTGGCGGGCACGGGGCCCAAGGAGGACCGCGCCCGGGCCGCGCAGAAGGTGCTGCGCAAGGCGCTCACGCTCAATCCGTACCTCGAGCGGGCCCTCATCATCTCGGCCATCATCGACAGTGAGATGAACGATGCGTCGGGCGCGCGCAAGAAGCTGCTCAAGGTGCTCGAACTCAACCCCAACTCCCAGCTCGCGAAGGCCGCGCTGCGCAAAGTAGGCCGGTGATGCACAAGTCGTTGTGGCGGTTGTTGGGGTACGCCCGTCCTCATGCGGCGGTGCTGGGCGCGGCGTTCGTGTGCATGGCGGTGCTGGGACTGTGCACGGGGGCGTACGCGTACCTGCTGGGCCCCGCGCTGCGCTTCCTGTTGTCGGGTGGCGAGCGGGGCTTTGGCGGCGAGCAGTCCGTGCCGTGGCTGGCGGACCTGCCGCGCGAGGCCGCGCTCTGGGGCTTCCCCGTGGTGGTGGTGACCGTGGGGCTCATCAAGGGCGTGGCGTACCTGGGGCAGTTCTACTTCATGGGTCTCTTCGCCCAGAAGACGGTGGCGGACCTGCGGCGGGAGCTGTTCGTGCGCCTCACCTCGCTGTCGCCCGCGCAGCTCGCGCGCGAGCGGATGGGGGATCTGCTCAGCCGCTTCTCCGCGGACGTACAGGCGGTGGAGGCGGCGGCCATGTACACCGTGGGCTCCTACCTGCGCGACTCGTTGCAGATCGTGGTGCTCGCCGGGGTGGCGCTGTCGCTCAGTCCGCTGCTGGGTGGGTTGATGCTGTGCGTGCTTCCCCTGGCGGCGCTGCCGGCCTCGAGGCTGACGCGCAAGGCGCTGCGGGGCACGCGTGAGGGACAGTTGCAACTGGGGCACCTCGCGGGCCAGCTCCAGGAGGGACTGGGCGGCATGCGCACCATCCAGGCCTTCAACGGGCAGGCGGCGGAGCTGGAGCGCTTCTCGTCGCACGCGCGCTCGCATGAGGAGGCCATGGTGCGGGCCGCGTGGGCGCGGGGTGGAGTGCCGGGGGTGATGGAGGTGCTGGCGGCGGCGGCGCTCGCGGGCGCCCTGGCCTACGCGGCGGCCACGCATGCCATGGAGCCCGCGTCGCTCTTGTCGTTCCTCACGGCGGTGGTGCTCGTGTACCAGCCCGTGAAGGACCTGGGCCGGGTGACGCAGTTCGCGATG
Above is a window of Cystobacter fuscus DNA encoding:
- a CDS encoding DUF4388 domain-containing protein, producing the protein MKKLLLVENHPPTREHLTGVLSQAGYSVRAVGEPGSAMEHFVADNPSLVVMSVDVPRLDGAHVGHLIRSYSLGARVPIVAIDKGHLGRARGVASLVDLKVNAYVADPLKPGELVGKLQALATAMEQNATPLKGVLGMLVRPAVLSGDLKGFPLPAMLVSLYRLRRDGVLVVAHRDLTRRVFFAQGSAVNYDSSARQDALPSYLLQRQVLTEAQAERVVQALGSGLRIGAALNEAGVEAAGEELLQLLREYTMDRVAQVIGMREGRYAFYPGDDFQSEVATVETPALAPILDGARRAMPLKTLAAPLRAHQSEFPVRTPDFGRDLGALGLNTEDLKIAMQMNGRIPLRDLLAHGRGDLRRGYSLLWFLRLVGGVDFSPTPVAQGPGEVMVVPDVIAPRKRKPLPADVAANLREGAVRIITGSYFRCLGLEIAADSEAVERSYHELAMRFHPDSYAEYDTSEMKDLLDSVQEKLSAAYRVLSVPDKRKAYLQYLVSRMDVGRSTTVNVDAELMLRRGEAALKRKQYRSALIQFEEAVGLNPQEPEYYSYLAWATFLAGTGPKEDRARAAQKVLRKALTLNPYLERALIISAIIDSEMNDASGARKKLLKVLELNPNSQLAKAALRKVGR
- a CDS encoding ABC transporter ATP-binding protein, translated to MHKSLWRLLGYARPHAAVLGAAFVCMAVLGLCTGAYAYLLGPALRFLLSGGERGFGGEQSVPWLADLPREAALWGFPVVVVTVGLIKGVAYLGQFYFMGLFAQKTVADLRRELFVRLTSLSPAQLARERMGDLLSRFSADVQAVEAAAMYTVGSYLRDSLQIVVLAGVALSLSPLLGGLMLCVLPLAALPASRLTRKALRGTREGQLQLGHLAGQLQEGLGGMRTIQAFNGQAAELERFSSHARSHEEAMVRAAWARGGVPGVMEVLAAAALAGALAYAAATHAMEPASLLSFLTAVVLVYQPVKDLGRVTQFAMQAGAAGERLFALLDLRHPVEDAPGATEAPVLEHGLVLEGVGFSYGERRALNGLTVELPVGQVVALVGPSGGGKSTITQLLLRFERPSEGRLLLDGVDADRYTAESVRARFALVTQEPLLFSGSVRENLCLARPDATREELEAAARVANAHEFIQALPEGYDTRVGERGAKLSGGQRQRLCIARAVLSRAPVLVLDEATSSLDPESEREVQAALARVLPGRTALVIAHRLSTVVNADRICVVEAGRVVEQGRHEELLVRGGPYAALWALQAGAERGAA